In Opitutaceae bacterium TAV5, one genomic interval encodes:
- a CDS encoding transcriptional regulator yields MIARILIAEDDPNIRQGLAATLESEGYDVTAASDGAQALALYPQQKYDLVILDVMMPRASGYDVCRELRAHDARIPVLFLTAKGEEIDKVSALKLGADDYVTKPFGVHELLARVEALLRRARLAADAPGNGRTPAAGLPPVFTLGEARIDRNRLTATLPDREPVALTARELKLAEVFAAHPGAVLARDTLLNAVWGVSYFGTTRTLDQHVAQLRKKIEQKPDTPRTLVTVHGIGYRHDP; encoded by the coding sequence ATGATCGCCCGCATCCTCATCGCCGAAGACGACCCCAACATCCGCCAGGGTCTCGCCGCCACGCTCGAAAGCGAAGGCTACGACGTCACCGCCGCCAGCGACGGCGCGCAGGCGCTCGCCCTGTATCCTCAACAAAAATACGATCTCGTCATCCTCGATGTGATGATGCCCCGCGCCAGCGGTTACGATGTCTGCCGGGAGCTTCGCGCGCACGACGCCCGCATCCCGGTGCTCTTTCTCACCGCCAAGGGCGAAGAGATCGACAAGGTCTCCGCACTCAAGCTCGGCGCCGACGACTATGTGACCAAACCCTTCGGCGTCCACGAACTCCTCGCCCGTGTCGAAGCCCTCCTCCGCCGCGCCCGGCTCGCCGCCGATGCTCCCGGCAACGGCCGCACCCCCGCCGCCGGACTCCCGCCCGTCTTCACGCTCGGTGAAGCCCGCATCGACCGCAACCGGCTCACCGCCACGCTTCCCGACCGCGAACCGGTCGCTCTCACCGCCCGCGAACTCAAGCTCGCCGAGGTCTTCGCCGCGCATCCCGGCGCCGTCCTCGCGCGCGACACCCTGCTCAACGCCGTGTGGGGCGTCTCGTATTTCGGCACCACCCGCACCCTCGACCAGCACGTCGCGCAGCTCCGCAAAAAAATCGAACAAAAACCCGACACCCCGCGCACTCTCGTCACCGTCCACGGCATCGGCTACCGCCACGATCCATAA
- a CDS encoding histidine kinase, with protein sequence MTTARRRTLCYWLLLLVPALCVAAGALWLVTREQARINERARATLDARRAAIASRTALIAENLALLFTDARTGLASLLAEAPADPDAGYLDRWQQGAPLLRLVFRASPDGRILHPAPASSARQTATTALQAWLASSSPSAPRATASRGFVAPPEPAAATPVPGADMFSLDLPKEKTTLPVREADQRLSKQVYANVAQVQRARSALLTEANSNLASDAMVAAAAPTPPAASAGMDAGSASLRFDETPSLAASASLSPADADTTADASARAEPAPSAPAAVAYAPEKPAGRHNRQAAELRSAPPPAPASAAAAAPAALPAYPVTWTSHNASDGLHLYAWRQLPAGDWLGLEVDLVQLAARLGDALPAELSADEAYQLRATDAAPARHYAGATSATQPVATASIAPDLLPGWSVAGLVALPANGSLSPGSGFLTLGGLLVAILLAAILSGGALLAREARLRDAEATQKTSFVANVSHELKTPLTTIRLYAELLEQGRVRDDARRTDYLRTIGRETQRLARLVNNVLDFSRLEQGRKNYQLAPLDLTEAVAALLDAHAPRLADAGLALHRVLPSAPLTVTTDRDALEQILLNLLDNACKYAAGGHELTVDLTAVTDGVELRVHDRGPGIPPAHRARVFEKFHRVDDTLTAAQAGAGLGLSIAQQLARGLGGDLRHEDRPGGGSTFILRLPAIPPPQTGN encoded by the coding sequence ATGACCACCGCCCGCCGCCGCACCCTCTGCTACTGGCTTCTCCTGCTCGTCCCCGCGCTCTGCGTGGCGGCAGGCGCCCTCTGGCTGGTGACGCGCGAGCAGGCCCGCATCAACGAACGCGCCCGCGCCACCCTCGACGCCCGCCGCGCCGCCATCGCCAGCCGCACCGCCCTCATCGCGGAAAACCTCGCGCTCCTTTTCACCGATGCCCGGACCGGCCTCGCCTCGCTCCTCGCCGAGGCCCCCGCCGATCCCGACGCCGGATATCTGGACCGCTGGCAACAGGGCGCTCCCCTGCTCCGCCTGGTTTTCCGGGCTTCGCCCGACGGCCGTATTCTCCACCCCGCCCCGGCCTCATCCGCCCGGCAAACCGCCACCACCGCGCTGCAAGCCTGGCTCGCGTCGTCTTCGCCTTCGGCCCCCCGGGCCACCGCCTCCAGAGGTTTCGTTGCTCCTCCGGAACCGGCCGCCGCCACTCCCGTCCCGGGCGCAGACATGTTCTCCCTGGACCTCCCGAAAGAGAAAACCACCCTTCCGGTCCGGGAGGCCGACCAGCGCCTCAGCAAACAGGTTTACGCCAATGTCGCCCAGGTACAGCGCGCCCGCAGCGCCCTGCTCACCGAAGCGAACAGCAATCTCGCTTCCGACGCCATGGTCGCCGCCGCCGCGCCGACTCCACCCGCAGCGTCCGCCGGGATGGATGCCGGATCTGCCTCCCTCCGCTTCGACGAAACCCCTTCTCTCGCCGCCTCGGCCTCCCTCTCTCCGGCCGATGCCGACACCACCGCCGATGCCAGCGCCCGGGCCGAACCGGCACCGTCTGCGCCCGCCGCCGTTGCATACGCCCCCGAAAAACCGGCCGGCCGCCACAACCGCCAGGCCGCCGAACTCCGCAGCGCACCCCCTCCCGCGCCCGCGTCCGCCGCTGCTGCCGCTCCCGCCGCCCTTCCCGCGTATCCTGTCACGTGGACTTCCCACAACGCCTCCGACGGCCTTCACCTCTACGCCTGGCGCCAGCTCCCCGCGGGCGACTGGCTCGGCCTCGAAGTCGATCTCGTCCAGCTTGCCGCCCGCCTCGGCGACGCCCTTCCCGCCGAGCTTTCCGCCGACGAGGCTTACCAGCTCCGCGCGACCGACGCCGCCCCGGCCCGCCACTACGCCGGCGCCACTTCGGCCACACAACCCGTCGCCACCGCCTCGATCGCCCCCGATCTTCTTCCCGGCTGGAGCGTGGCCGGCCTCGTCGCCCTGCCCGCCAACGGCAGCCTTTCTCCCGGCTCCGGCTTTCTCACCCTCGGCGGCCTCCTCGTCGCCATTCTCCTCGCGGCCATCCTCTCCGGCGGCGCTCTCCTTGCCCGCGAGGCCCGCCTCCGCGATGCCGAAGCCACGCAAAAAACCTCCTTCGTCGCCAACGTTTCCCACGAACTCAAAACCCCGCTCACCACCATCCGCCTCTACGCCGAACTTCTCGAACAGGGCCGTGTCCGCGACGACGCCCGCCGCACCGATTACCTCCGCACCATCGGACGCGAGACGCAGCGCCTCGCCCGCCTCGTCAACAACGTCCTCGATTTCAGCCGCCTCGAACAGGGGCGCAAAAACTACCAGCTCGCCCCGCTCGATCTCACCGAAGCCGTCGCCGCGCTCCTCGACGCGCACGCACCCCGGCTCGCCGACGCCGGTCTCGCCCTGCATCGCGTCCTCCCGTCCGCGCCGCTCACCGTCACCACCGACCGCGACGCCCTCGAACAGATCCTGCTCAACCTCCTCGACAACGCCTGCAAGTACGCCGCCGGCGGCCACGAGCTCACGGTCGATCTCACCGCCGTCACGGATGGCGTCGAACTCCGCGTCCATGACCGCGGCCCCGGCATCCCGCCCGCGCACCGCGCCCGCGTTTTCGAAAAATTCCACCGCGTGGACGACACCCTCACCGCCGCGCAGGCCGGCGCCGGACTCGGCCTCAGCATCGCGCAACAGCTCGCCCGCGGCCTCGGCGGCGACCTCCGCCACGAAGACCGCCCCGGCGGCGGCTCCACCTTCATCCTCCGCCTGCCTGCAATCCCCCCTCCGCAAACCGGAAACTGA
- a CDS encoding secretion protein HlyD, whose product MPLVILALALVAAAIGGPHLLFALRHESTDDAQLDGHLSPVLARVSGEVVALLVADNERVTAGQALLRLDTRDHDVRMAAAEAALAQARAQLASERTLVAVVEANIDADAVTLANLKDDFVRDSEMFKTGVISDRDFRKSKADAENASAKHTALLRQLDAARARVTLAEAAIPVREADLAAARLQRSYTDIVAPIAGRVSRRSVEPGQFVQAGTPLLTITGDEDVWVTANFKETQTGKMRPGQTVTFEVDAYPGVEFHGHVDSLSGATGAKFALLPPDNATGNFVKVTQRVPVKVVIDDADNTAHPLRPGLSADVSVLVKQDPRR is encoded by the coding sequence ATGCCGCTGGTGATTCTGGCGCTCGCCCTCGTTGCGGCGGCGATCGGGGGGCCGCATCTGCTCTTCGCTCTCCGGCATGAATCGACCGACGACGCGCAACTCGACGGGCACCTGAGCCCGGTGCTGGCGCGCGTGAGCGGCGAGGTGGTGGCGTTGCTGGTGGCGGACAACGAACGGGTGACGGCCGGTCAGGCGCTGCTGCGGCTCGATACGCGCGATCACGACGTCAGGATGGCCGCCGCCGAAGCCGCGCTCGCCCAGGCCCGGGCCCAGCTCGCCTCGGAACGCACGCTGGTGGCGGTGGTGGAGGCCAACATCGACGCCGATGCCGTGACCCTCGCCAACCTGAAGGACGACTTCGTACGCGATTCCGAGATGTTCAAGACGGGTGTGATTTCCGACCGCGATTTCCGCAAGTCGAAGGCCGATGCGGAGAACGCCTCGGCCAAACACACCGCGCTGCTCCGCCAACTCGACGCGGCGCGGGCGCGGGTGACCCTGGCGGAGGCGGCGATCCCGGTGCGCGAGGCCGACCTCGCCGCCGCCCGGCTGCAACGGTCGTACACCGACATCGTGGCGCCCATCGCCGGGCGTGTCTCGCGGCGCTCGGTGGAGCCGGGCCAGTTCGTCCAGGCAGGCACGCCGCTGCTCACGATCACGGGTGACGAAGACGTGTGGGTGACGGCCAACTTCAAGGAAACACAGACCGGCAAGATGCGGCCCGGGCAAACGGTGACGTTCGAAGTCGATGCGTATCCGGGCGTGGAGTTCCACGGGCACGTCGATTCGCTTTCAGGCGCGACCGGCGCGAAATTCGCGCTGCTGCCGCCGGACAACGCCACGGGCAATTTCGTGAAAGTGACCCAGCGCGTGCCCGTCAAGGTCGTCATCGACGATGCGGACAATACCGCGCATCCGCTCCGTCCGGGCCTCAGCGCCGACGTGAGCGTGCTCGTCAAACAGGACCCCCGGCGCTGA
- a CDS encoding von Willebrand factor A, whose protein sequence is MAGVKTNTRHHTRTARRNLAVLAVSLLATGLAAVSFAKTAATPPAAATPAPVKLTVELDRPVLPADRAETVVVKVGLTGDRSPARADRPPVNLALVIDKSGSMSGEKIRQARAAALEAINHLSPDDIVSLVVFDSEVRTLRPAARLGDGRQLRDAINEIAAGGMTALYGGVTQAAAELRKSAEPVSSGSGAREHSAGRILSHRMLLLSDGAANVGPSSPDDLGRAGAALRREGISVTTIGLGLGFNEDLMTRLARRSDGNTYFVEHSADLPRIFSEELGDVLSVVARSVVVEVTFPEGVRPRHIVGRDGSIDGQRARIDLGQVYGGQEKFVLVEAEVSPAASSGRNRPVANAAIRYEDATTGRPQNAAATASVTFTTDEKTVIASANHRVQADYAENKLAETRDRAIALVDAGRRDDAARLLNAQSDEFRVLGGTYNNTAVSTLAPAPAAAAEQIATGNFDNATRKTWRASSLQTVNQQRVKNDATPDAP, encoded by the coding sequence ATGGCCGGCGTGAAAACCAACACCCGCCACCACACCCGCACCGCCCGGCGCAACCTCGCCGTTCTCGCCGTCTCGCTCCTCGCCACCGGCCTCGCCGCCGTTTCCTTCGCCAAAACCGCCGCCACTCCGCCCGCCGCCGCCACTCCGGCTCCGGTCAAGCTCACCGTCGAGCTCGACCGTCCCGTCCTCCCCGCCGACCGCGCCGAAACCGTCGTGGTCAAGGTTGGCCTCACCGGTGACCGCTCTCCCGCCCGCGCCGACCGCCCGCCCGTCAACCTCGCCCTCGTCATCGACAAGTCCGGCTCCATGTCCGGCGAAAAAATCCGCCAGGCCCGCGCCGCCGCCCTCGAAGCCATCAACCACCTCTCGCCCGACGACATCGTCTCCCTCGTCGTCTTCGACAGTGAAGTCCGCACCCTCCGCCCCGCTGCGCGCCTCGGCGACGGACGCCAGTTGCGCGATGCCATCAACGAAATCGCCGCCGGTGGCATGACCGCCCTTTACGGTGGCGTGACCCAGGCCGCCGCCGAGCTCCGCAAATCCGCCGAACCCGTCAGCTCCGGCTCCGGCGCCCGCGAACACTCTGCCGGTCGCATCCTCTCGCACCGCATGCTCCTCCTCTCCGACGGCGCTGCCAATGTCGGCCCGAGTTCGCCCGACGATCTCGGCCGCGCCGGCGCCGCCCTCCGCCGCGAAGGCATTTCCGTCACCACCATCGGCCTCGGACTCGGCTTCAACGAGGACCTCATGACCCGCCTCGCCCGCCGCTCCGACGGCAACACCTACTTCGTCGAACACAGTGCCGATCTCCCCCGCATCTTCTCGGAAGAACTCGGCGATGTTCTCAGCGTGGTCGCCCGTTCGGTGGTCGTCGAAGTCACCTTCCCCGAAGGCGTCCGCCCCCGCCATATCGTCGGACGCGACGGCTCCATCGACGGTCAGCGCGCCCGCATCGACCTCGGCCAGGTTTACGGAGGTCAGGAAAAATTCGTCCTCGTCGAAGCCGAAGTCTCGCCCGCCGCCTCCTCCGGTCGCAACCGTCCCGTCGCCAATGCCGCCATCCGTTATGAAGACGCCACGACCGGTCGCCCGCAAAACGCCGCCGCCACGGCCAGCGTCACCTTCACGACCGATGAGAAAACCGTCATCGCCTCGGCCAACCATCGCGTGCAGGCCGACTACGCCGAAAACAAGCTCGCCGAGACCAGAGACCGCGCCATCGCGCTCGTCGACGCCGGACGCCGCGACGATGCCGCCCGCCTCCTCAACGCGCAAAGCGATGAATTCCGCGTCCTCGGCGGCACTTACAACAACACCGCCGTCTCCACTCTCGCTCCGGCCCCCGCCGCCGCCGCGGAACAGATCGCCACCGGCAACTTCGACAACGCCACCCGCAAGACCTGGCGCGCCTCTTCCCTGCAAACCGTCAACCAGCAACGCGTGAAAAACGACGCCACGCCCGACGCACCATAA
- a CDS encoding major facilitator transporter, with protein sequence MAEHGFRRWIIVITVVTATVIELIDTSIVNVALTQMSGNLGATLEDVSWVVTAYAIANVIIIPITGFLAAIFGRRNYYLGSIILFTVTSILCGNATNIWELVAFRFLQGIGGGALLSTSQSILFETFEEKERGMAAAIFTVGVIFGPTIGPTLGGWIVDNYSWPWIFYVNMPVGVVAALLTWAFIKDPPDAMKRRVTIDWAGIGLLAAGIGSLQFVLERGETKDWFGTGYITAFTCVAVAALAAFVMWELHAKNPAVNLRVLKNRSLTVAALLTFVVGFGLFGSTYAVPVFSQQIIGMTAYETGLLMMPGALAAMVMSPISGRLMQHGFPPHVLAMAGFAMLGLFCWNLAVLTSQMGPQDFFWPLVLRGVGIASLSVPLTTMAVSGLQGRDLAQGVALNNMMRQLGGSFGIALINTYVAHRNFSNRTGLLAHVGAGDRLVQERLAALTAFFQAKGASIEAASRQAYLIIEQIIVRESAVISYADTFRVLAVFFVLCVPVVLLMKRSAGGRIVGGDH encoded by the coding sequence ATGGCTGAACACGGATTCCGCCGCTGGATCATTGTCATCACGGTTGTCACGGCGACCGTGATCGAGCTGATCGACACCTCGATCGTGAACGTGGCTCTGACGCAGATGAGCGGCAACCTCGGCGCCACGCTCGAGGATGTGTCGTGGGTCGTCACGGCCTACGCCATCGCCAACGTCATCATCATCCCGATCACCGGATTTCTCGCCGCGATTTTCGGCCGGCGAAACTATTACCTCGGCTCCATCATCCTGTTCACGGTCACGTCGATCCTGTGCGGCAACGCCACCAATATCTGGGAACTGGTCGCCTTCCGTTTCCTGCAGGGGATCGGCGGCGGGGCGCTGCTTTCGACCTCGCAATCGATCCTGTTCGAGACCTTTGAGGAAAAGGAGCGCGGCATGGCGGCGGCGATCTTCACGGTGGGCGTGATTTTCGGGCCGACCATCGGGCCGACGCTCGGCGGATGGATCGTGGACAACTACTCGTGGCCGTGGATTTTTTATGTGAACATGCCTGTCGGCGTCGTTGCGGCATTGCTCACATGGGCGTTCATCAAGGACCCGCCCGATGCGATGAAGCGGCGCGTGACCATCGACTGGGCGGGCATCGGATTGCTCGCGGCGGGCATCGGCTCGTTGCAGTTCGTGCTCGAGCGCGGGGAAACGAAGGACTGGTTCGGGACGGGCTACATCACGGCCTTCACCTGCGTGGCGGTGGCGGCGCTGGCGGCATTTGTGATGTGGGAGCTCCATGCCAAAAACCCGGCGGTCAACCTGCGCGTGCTGAAAAACCGGTCGCTGACGGTGGCGGCGCTGCTGACCTTCGTGGTCGGCTTCGGGCTCTTCGGCTCCACGTATGCGGTGCCGGTTTTTTCGCAACAGATCATCGGCATGACAGCTTACGAGACCGGCCTGCTGATGATGCCGGGCGCGCTGGCGGCGATGGTGATGTCGCCCATCTCCGGCCGGCTGATGCAGCACGGCTTCCCGCCGCACGTGCTGGCGATGGCGGGCTTCGCGATGCTGGGGCTGTTTTGCTGGAACCTCGCGGTGCTGACGAGCCAGATGGGTCCGCAGGATTTTTTCTGGCCGCTGGTGTTGCGCGGCGTGGGCATCGCGAGCCTGAGCGTGCCGCTGACGACTATGGCCGTATCCGGGCTGCAAGGACGCGATCTCGCGCAGGGCGTGGCGCTCAACAACATGATGCGCCAGCTCGGCGGCTCGTTCGGCATTGCGCTGATCAACACCTATGTGGCGCACCGGAATTTCTCCAATCGCACGGGCCTGCTCGCGCATGTGGGCGCGGGAGACCGCCTGGTGCAGGAGCGGCTGGCGGCGTTGACCGCGTTTTTCCAGGCAAAAGGCGCTTCGATCGAGGCGGCATCGCGGCAGGCATATCTGATCATCGAGCAAATCATTGTGCGCGAGTCGGCGGTGATCAGTTATGCGGATACGTTCCGGGTGCTCGCGGTCTTTTTCGTGCTCTGCGTGCCGGTGGTGCTGCTCATGAAAAGGAGCGCCGGCGGCAGGATCGTGGGCGGGGATCACTGA